The Chloroherpetonaceae bacterium genome window below encodes:
- a CDS encoding VOC family protein — protein MTKLLKTIPAFPVRQIDKSVEFYKNKFGFDCRHKEETFAILVRGDIELHLWASCNNSWKWKSIFLFLKPISSGSESFLAGTHSCRIEVKGIDELYNELKAKNVLHNEKSEIETTYYGTREFPTLDLYGNLLTFYENVE, from the coding sequence ATGACAAAATTATTAAAAACGATACCAGCGTTCCCCGTCCGACAGATTGACAAATCGGTTGAGTTTTACAAGAACAAATTCGGGTTTGACTGCCGACACAAGGAAGAAACTTTTGCAATTTTAGTTCGGGGCGACATTGAACTGCATTTGTGGGCTTCCTGTAATAACAGTTGGAAATGGAAAAGCATATTTCTGTTTCTAAAACCAATCAGTAGTGGATCAGAAAGTTTTTTGGCAGGAACACACAGTTGCAGAATTGAAGTGAAAGGGATTGACGAACTGTATAACGAACTGAAAGCAAAAAATGTGCTTCACAACGAAAAGTCGGAAATAGAAACAACATATTACGGAACAAGGGAATTTCCAACTTTGGACTTATACGGAAACTTACTGACTTTTTACGAAAACGTAGAGTAA
- a CDS encoding DUF3644 domain-containing protein, which yields MEEVLDKLLLNSKSSQLACIEIHNKPTFPFRYELCAILNINSWELLLKSFIIKHFPKVIVIRPDGTTKPFDECLAFVAGELGKDFSVAKQNLEKIYEYRCNTIHFYQDDIDVLLFSLLSKNILLYHDFLLKYFGIDIASETNLILLPIGFKKPASPIDFLSNASQIEKSSKAVQSFVKSIIKSTEQISDEGIEDSILFSFKMSLINESRIKNADVVAAITRDKKKAAIRVENVISKFVLTDDENEEGVKKIKIDEENLFRTVYTQTYHDVTVKCKKLFSDFKINNNFNNKLKKLKNNPKFHKPRYLNLDNPKGGSKDYYSVKVYDELAKEYTKK from the coding sequence ATGGAAGAAGTTCTGGACAAGCTTTTACTTAATAGCAAATCATCACAACTTGCCTGTATAGAAATACACAACAAGCCGACATTCCCTTTTCGCTACGAGTTGTGTGCAATCCTAAATATAAATTCTTGGGAATTGCTTTTAAAATCTTTTATTATAAAACACTTCCCAAAAGTCATAGTCATTCGACCTGACGGGACAACTAAACCATTTGACGAATGTTTAGCGTTTGTTGCAGGTGAATTGGGGAAGGATTTTTCAGTAGCTAAACAAAACCTTGAAAAAATTTATGAGTATCGCTGCAATACTATACACTTTTATCAGGATGACATTGATGTCTTGCTTTTCTCATTATTGAGTAAAAACATTTTGTTGTATCACGATTTTCTTCTGAAGTATTTCGGAATTGATATTGCCAGCGAGACAAATCTAATTCTACTTCCAATCGGCTTTAAAAAGCCAGCTTCACCAATAGACTTTCTTTCAAACGCATCACAAATTGAAAAATCATCTAAAGCCGTTCAGTCCTTTGTAAAGAGTATAATAAAATCCACGGAACAAATTTCAGACGAAGGAATAGAAGATTCCATATTATTTAGCTTCAAAATGTCATTAATAAATGAAAGCAGGATAAAAAATGCTGATGTTGTAGCTGCAATCACTAGGGACAAAAAGAAAGCAGCAATTAGAGTTGAAAATGTTATAAGTAAGTTTGTTTTGACAGATGACGAAAATGAAGAAGGAGTAAAAAAAATTAAAATTGATGAGGAAAATTTATTCAGGACAGTTTACACACAAACGTATCACGATGTGACTGTAAAATGCAAAAAACTCTTTTCAGACTTTAAAATCAATAATAATTTTAATAACAAACTGAAAAAACTAAAGAACAATCCTAAATTTCATAAACCAAGATATTTAAACTTAGATAACCCCAAAGGCGGCTCTAAAGACTACTATTCCGTAAAAGTATATGACGAACTAGCAAAAGAGTATACAAAAAAATAG
- a CDS encoding DUF4263 domain-containing protein, with product MRILVITNQGNNEYSLRNELSDLCEGDSLTFCNSFHSAKDFINNYIVEFQSPLDLIITYSIVGYERSEEFKNWLRKDFERTYSKRDFNLNEMPICLIVSSEENKTAFHNYDLTIDDIGIDKIHLFTSDFISTIKSWRKSVLNELDLLGIRFNSGIIDYSKYFSEKRKTHIGTKILSENFKLFPRKLNYYWLNFNTKQIEKSIDEFIKLLKRSSRIGKKGEEKVYHKFFRENKYFLLRDSFSRYWYEPRLMKNEVNYEEPDFFLKPNFNYRTDLNLLEIKLPNETFMKSKKRHNAPLSKLIEHIIQVNDYKDYIESAQNKTELNKIFGMVPQKISYNILIGRKEEKDQRIFELEKIMRQLNQGYIHLMTYDELMEYQVKFFDKMNLLEIR from the coding sequence ATGCGCATATTAGTAATTACTAATCAAGGGAATAATGAATATAGTTTAAGAAATGAGTTGTCTGATTTATGCGAAGGCGACTCGCTAACCTTTTGTAATTCATTTCATTCAGCAAAAGATTTCATTAATAATTATATAGTAGAATTTCAATCGCCCCTAGACTTAATAATTACATATAGCATTGTAGGTTATGAACGTTCCGAAGAATTCAAGAATTGGTTAAGAAAAGATTTCGAAAGAACTTACTCTAAAAGAGACTTCAACCTTAATGAAATGCCTATTTGTTTAATTGTAAGTTCAGAAGAAAACAAAACAGCGTTTCATAACTATGATTTAACAATTGATGATATTGGTATAGACAAAATTCATTTATTTACTTCCGATTTTATATCAACAATTAAAAGTTGGAGAAAATCGGTGTTAAATGAACTTGATTTACTTGGGATTAGATTTAATTCAGGTATTATTGATTATTCTAAATATTTTAGTGAAAAAAGAAAAACTCATATAGGAACAAAGATATTATCTGAAAACTTCAAATTATTTCCTAGAAAACTTAATTATTACTGGTTGAATTTTAACACTAAGCAAATCGAAAAATCCATAGATGAGTTTATAAAACTACTTAAACGTTCTTCAAGAATAGGAAAAAAGGGAGAAGAAAAAGTTTATCATAAGTTTTTTAGAGAAAATAAATACTTTTTGTTAAGAGACAGTTTTTCAAGATATTGGTATGAACCTAGATTAATGAAAAACGAAGTAAATTATGAAGAGCCTGATTTCTTTCTAAAACCAAATTTTAATTACAGAACAGACTTAAATCTTTTAGAAATAAAATTGCCTAATGAAACTTTTATGAAGAGTAAAAAAAGACATAACGCCCCTCTTTCAAAACTGATTGAACATATTATACAAGTTAATGACTATAAGGATTATATAGAAAGTGCCCAAAATAAAACCGAACTTAATAAGATTTTCGGAATGGTTCCCCAGAAAATTAGTTATAACATTCTAATTGGTAGAAAAGAAGAAAAAGACCAACGAATATTTGAGCTAGAAAAAATAATGAGACAACTCAATCAAGGCTATATTCATTTAATGACTTATGATGAATTAATGGAATATCAAGTAAAATTCTTTGATAAAATGAATTTGCTTGAGATAAGATAA